A single genomic interval of Calditrichota bacterium harbors:
- the rsmH gene encoding 16S rRNA (cytosine(1402)-N(4))-methyltransferase RsmH: MDSAYHVPVLGQEVADCLIHKTDGIYLDGTLGGGGHAEIILNRLERKAHYLGVDRDIEAINVSNKRLEGFSNFSSYQTTFEQLEPVLKRASVSLLDGIFLDLGVSSWQIDNNERGFSFRQGLSLDMRMNSSQELTAEWILNNYSKENLKIIFKEYGEERFAGKIAYRVVKAREEKRIDKTTELLKIIDRCVNPRFATKSYARIFQALRIEVNNELEILKQTLDESKNYLAKKGRLAVITYHSLEDRIVKNFMKNAENPCTCPPEFPVCVCGKKQIFKRLKPHFILPSQEEIDKNPRSRSAKLRVAIRV; the protein is encoded by the coding sequence ATGGATTCAGCCTATCATGTTCCTGTTTTGGGGCAAGAGGTTGCAGATTGCTTGATACACAAAACGGATGGCATTTATCTGGATGGAACTTTAGGTGGGGGCGGTCATGCGGAAATTATTCTTAATAGACTTGAAAGGAAGGCACATTATTTAGGTGTCGACCGTGATATAGAAGCTATAAATGTTTCTAATAAACGTTTGGAGGGTTTCAGTAATTTCAGCTCCTATCAAACAACGTTTGAACAACTTGAGCCTGTTCTAAAAAGAGCTTCAGTTTCATTGCTGGATGGGATTTTTCTGGACCTCGGTGTTTCATCCTGGCAGATTGATAATAATGAGAGAGGTTTTAGTTTTCGGCAGGGGCTTTCTCTTGATATGCGTATGAACAGCTCACAAGAACTAACAGCAGAATGGATTTTAAATAATTATAGTAAAGAGAATTTGAAAATTATTTTCAAGGAGTATGGAGAAGAGCGTTTCGCTGGCAAAATTGCTTACAGAGTTGTTAAGGCGCGTGAGGAGAAAAGAATTGACAAAACCACTGAGCTACTAAAGATAATTGACCGCTGTGTTAACCCTCGTTTTGCAACAAAAAGCTATGCCAGGATTTTCCAGGCTTTAAGAATAGAAGTAAATAATGAGTTGGAAATTTTAAAGCAAACATTGGATGAGTCAAAAAATTATTTGGCTAAAAAAGGTAGGTTAGCCGTTATAACCTATCATTCATTGGAAGATAGAATTGTAAAAAATTTTATGAAGAATGCTGAAAACCCATGTACATGTCCACCGGAATTTCCAGTTTGTGTATGTGGAAAAAAACAAATTTTTAAAAGATTAAAGCCACACTTTATTCTGCCATCTCAGGAGGAGATAGACAAAAATCCCCGGTCACGAAGCGCAAAGTTGAGAGTTGCCATCCGGGTTTAG
- a CDS encoding UDP-N-acetylmuramoyl-L-alanyl-D-glutamate--2,6-diaminopimelate ligase, with translation MKLKKLFKNCDVEVPANLEALEINKIHYDSRKVGKGDLFVAVKGFQTDGHKFLKQVENQGAAVAVVNQKDESLKLNQVVVEDSRAIMALLAYNYYEEYLEKLDLIGITGTNGKTTCSYLIRSILEAEGISCGLAGTIHYVIGAKKIDAWNTTPEAIDLYEMLAQMQQAGNKACVLEVSSHALALGRVDGLKFKAALFTNLSRDHMDFHKDMDTYFADKSKLFSQLEEEGFAITNNDDPYGAKITARNKISFGTKNNADAYSNKWQVNNTGMQLDVQIPTGLLKIESAMVGEFNVYNLLGAVATGLALNLSPDSIKKGLANQKSVPGRLETHQLKNKALAIIDYAHTPDAMEKALSTVRQITENKLTVVFGCGGDRDRGKRPQMGEVAQKWADHTIVTDDNPRTENPQQIINDILAGMKKDSSMEIINDRRNAITKAVKNSTKGDVVLIAGKGHENYQVIGKVKHDFDEAAIIQEADYA, from the coding sequence ATGAAATTAAAAAAACTATTTAAAAATTGTGATGTTGAGGTTCCGGCGAATTTAGAAGCACTGGAAATTAATAAAATTCATTATGATTCGCGAAAAGTTGGCAAAGGTGATCTATTTGTTGCGGTAAAAGGTTTCCAAACGGATGGCCACAAATTTTTAAAACAAGTAGAAAATCAAGGGGCTGCAGTTGCAGTAGTTAATCAGAAAGATGAGAGTTTAAAACTTAACCAGGTTGTTGTTGAAGACTCACGAGCCATAATGGCTTTATTGGCTTACAATTATTATGAAGAATATCTGGAAAAGCTTGATCTGATAGGTATTACAGGAACAAATGGTAAAACAACATGCAGCTATTTAATCCGCTCAATTTTGGAAGCTGAGGGCATTTCCTGTGGATTAGCAGGGACGATTCATTATGTAATCGGGGCAAAAAAAATAGACGCCTGGAACACAACACCGGAAGCAATTGATTTATATGAAATGCTGGCCCAAATGCAGCAAGCCGGAAATAAAGCCTGTGTGCTGGAAGTGTCATCACATGCATTGGCATTAGGCCGCGTTGATGGTTTAAAATTTAAAGCAGCTTTATTTACAAATCTCAGCCGGGATCATATGGATTTTCATAAAGATATGGATACCTATTTTGCAGATAAGAGCAAATTGTTTTCTCAATTAGAGGAAGAGGGTTTTGCCATAACAAACAATGATGACCCGTACGGAGCTAAAATTACAGCCAGAAATAAAATCAGTTTTGGCACTAAAAACAATGCGGACGCTTATTCAAATAAATGGCAGGTTAACAACACAGGAATGCAGTTAGATGTCCAAATCCCGACTGGTTTATTAAAGATTGAATCAGCAATGGTTGGAGAGTTTAACGTTTATAATCTTTTAGGGGCTGTGGCTACCGGACTGGCATTAAACCTATCACCGGATAGTATTAAAAAAGGACTTGCAAACCAAAAATCAGTTCCTGGCAGATTAGAAACGCATCAGTTAAAAAATAAAGCTCTGGCAATAATTGATTATGCCCATACGCCGGATGCAATGGAAAAGGCTTTAAGCACTGTACGCCAAATAACAGAAAATAAGTTAACCGTGGTTTTTGGCTGTGGTGGCGACAGAGATCGGGGCAAAAGACCGCAAATGGGCGAAGTCGCTCAAAAATGGGCAGACCATACTATTGTGACGGATGATAATCCCAGAACTGAAAATCCGCAACAAATAATAAATGATATTTTAGCTGGGATGAAAAAAGATTCATCAATGGAAATTATTAATGACAGACGCAATGCAATAACAAAAGCAGTAAAAAATAGTACAAAGGGCGATGTTGTTCTTATCGCCGGAAAAGGCCATGAAAACTACCAGGTTATAGGTAAGGTTAAACATGATTTTGATGAAGCGGCCATAATACAGGAAGCAGATTATGCTTGA
- a CDS encoding UDP-N-acetylmuramoyl-tripeptide--D-alanyl-D-alanine ligase encodes MLDISLNDFLKLRDVRFINIPDEKFNARHLKGISIDSRTIESGQIYWAIKGERFDGHDFVSESHSKSALCSVISEKRFPDFSNLEIPLIVVPDTLLALQQLAHVQRKKFKIPVIALTGSNGKTTTKEMIAKILQTRQNVHKTKGNQNNQIGCPLTMLLLTEIHDAAVLELGTNQFGEIEILSKMVEPSHALITLIGDTHLELLESREGVAKEKFQLFDNLPAGSTIYKNLDDPFIAGYNRSSLKYVTYSFEHEADVKGAYGPIDKNGCGSLKVNDDFEIKLKVPGIHNVRNALAAVSVGLNMGFSGKEIKKALESYIGFAQRMQIIKWNEVTIVNDAYNANPASMELAIDTVLKIKRTGNVILALGDMNELGKQSAKMHKDLLEYALSCGAHKIYILGDKMNTACAKLKKSQSKNITQCDNLNDLASKLVEGVSGGDILLLKGSRSMQMEKVMGYLP; translated from the coding sequence ATGCTTGATATTTCATTAAATGATTTTCTGAAATTACGTGATGTTCGGTTTATAAATATTCCGGATGAAAAATTTAATGCCCGTCATTTAAAGGGTATTTCAATTGATTCACGGACGATTGAGTCTGGCCAAATTTATTGGGCAATAAAAGGTGAGCGTTTTGATGGGCATGACTTTGTAAGCGAGTCTCATTCGAAATCTGCACTTTGCTCAGTAATTTCTGAAAAACGGTTCCCGGATTTTAGTAACCTGGAAATACCTTTGATTGTTGTGCCGGATACACTTTTAGCATTGCAGCAATTGGCACATGTTCAGCGCAAAAAATTTAAAATTCCGGTGATTGCACTAACCGGCTCCAATGGAAAAACGACAACCAAGGAGATGATTGCAAAAATTTTACAAACCCGGCAGAATGTGCATAAAACAAAAGGCAATCAAAACAATCAGATTGGCTGCCCGTTAACCATGCTTTTGCTTACGGAAATTCATGACGCGGCTGTTTTGGAACTCGGAACAAATCAATTTGGTGAGATTGAAATTTTATCGAAAATGGTAGAGCCAAGCCATGCTTTAATTACGTTGATCGGTGACACGCATTTAGAGCTTTTGGAATCACGCGAAGGTGTTGCCAAAGAAAAATTCCAATTGTTTGATAATCTTCCGGCCGGCTCTACAATTTATAAGAATCTGGATGACCCTTTTATAGCGGGTTATAATCGTAGTTCTTTGAAATATGTAACCTATTCTTTTGAGCATGAGGCAGATGTAAAAGGTGCCTATGGCCCAATCGATAAAAACGGCTGTGGCAGTTTAAAAGTTAATGATGATTTTGAAATAAAATTGAAGGTACCCGGGATTCATAATGTGCGTAATGCACTGGCCGCAGTTTCTGTTGGTTTAAACATGGGTTTTAGTGGAAAAGAAATTAAAAAAGCCCTGGAAAGTTACATCGGTTTTGCGCAAAGAATGCAAATCATTAAATGGAATGAAGTAACTATTGTTAATGACGCATATAATGCAAACCCCGCTTCTATGGAGTTGGCAATTGACACGGTTCTTAAAATTAAACGCACCGGAAATGTGATTCTTGCTCTTGGTGATATGAATGAGCTGGGTAAGCAGAGTGCAAAAATGCATAAAGATTTATTGGAATATGCTCTCTCTTGTGGCGCGCACAAAATATATATACTTGGCGATAAAATGAACACGGCTTGTGCCAAGCTGAAAAAAAGCCAATCAAAAAATATTACTCAGTGCGATAACCTGAATGATCTGGCATCAAAGCTGGTTGAGGGAGTTAGTGGTGGAGATATTTTATTATTAAAAGGATCGCGCAGTATGCAGATGGAAAAAGTGATGGGTTATCTGCCGTAG
- a CDS encoding phospho-N-acetylmuramoyl-pentapeptide-transferase encodes MLADFLFQFRDIFIGFNVFRYITVRAALSAVTALVIALWIGPKIIAALQRKQIGEEIRIEGPESHQVKKGTPTMGGLIILLSIVSGTLLWADLSNIYLLLAFVATLFMGVVGFVDDYLKAIKKMKKGLIGRYKLVGQISLGLFLGLMIAFHPSFEGLHSNTSIPFFKNWELDFGYFYIPIIVFVITGASNAVNLSDGLDGLATGLSAIAFIALAGIAYVTSNVNFSDYLNIIYLPGSQELVIFSMAVFGATIGFLWYNAYPAQVFMGDTGSLALGAALGSVAVLLKKEFLLLTIGGIFIIEALSVILQTSYFKYTKKKYGEGRRIFKMAPVHHHFELKGWHETKVVVRFWIIGILLALLSVATFKTQ; translated from the coding sequence ATGTTAGCAGACTTTTTGTTTCAGTTTAGAGATATCTTTATCGGTTTTAATGTTTTCCGCTATATTACAGTGCGGGCTGCATTATCTGCTGTAACAGCTTTGGTGATTGCACTATGGATTGGTCCAAAAATAATTGCTGCTTTGCAAAGGAAACAAATTGGTGAAGAGATTCGCATTGAAGGGCCGGAATCGCACCAGGTAAAAAAAGGAACACCAACAATGGGTGGTCTGATTATTTTGCTTTCCATTGTTTCCGGCACATTATTGTGGGCAGATCTTTCAAATATTTATTTGTTATTGGCATTTGTGGCAACATTGTTTATGGGTGTTGTTGGTTTTGTTGATGACTACCTCAAAGCCATTAAAAAAATGAAAAAAGGACTTATTGGCCGCTATAAATTAGTTGGCCAAATTTCGCTGGGTTTGTTTTTAGGATTGATGATCGCTTTTCACCCGTCATTTGAAGGGCTTCATTCTAATACAAGTATCCCGTTTTTTAAAAACTGGGAATTGGATTTCGGCTATTTTTATATCCCGATAATTGTTTTTGTAATTACCGGCGCATCGAATGCTGTAAACCTTTCCGATGGTTTGGATGGATTGGCAACGGGTCTTTCGGCCATTGCTTTTATCGCCCTGGCAGGAATTGCCTATGTTACCAGTAATGTAAACTTTAGCGATTATTTGAATATTATTTATCTGCCCGGTTCTCAGGAATTAGTGATTTTTTCAATGGCGGTGTTTGGGGCTACGATTGGTTTTTTATGGTACAATGCTTATCCGGCCCAGGTTTTTATGGGTGATACCGGCTCACTTGCGCTTGGAGCAGCATTGGGTTCTGTGGCGGTATTGCTAAAAAAGGAATTCCTCTTATTAACGATAGGCGGCATTTTTATAATAGAAGCACTTTCGGTGATTTTGCAGACCAGTTACTTCAAGTACACAAAAAAGAAGTATGGTGAAGGTCGCAGGATTTTTAAAATGGCACCTGTCCATCATCATTTTGAATTAAAAGGATGGCATGAAACTAAGGTCGTTGTACGTTTTTGGATTATTGGAATTTTATTGGCTTTGTTAAGCGTAGCCACTTTTAAAACGCAATAA
- a CDS encoding UDP-N-acetylmuramoyl-L-alanine--D-glutamate ligase: MNVSGKKITVLGAARSGIAAARMLMKHGASVFVSDSASPEKRALDIEQLNKDEIEFELGQHSHRVYEADCAVLSPGIPVVSGVVQAFYKKNIPVYAEVEAAWWLNKSPVIGVTGSNGKTTTTSLIGEMLRQKDSGAIVAGNIGQPFSEYVDNSNKERWAVIELSSFQLETVSNFAPKIAVVLNFAPNHLDRYPSYEAYLEAKWRITQNMDEDDLLVYNADDEKLSQWASKIQSPKLSFAVGRENAEGAAYRNNAIYLFGKKLIDEDEIVLQGIHNYMNVMAAALAANKAGIGNEQICAVLKTFSGIEHRLEKVAEIDNVLYVNDSKATTVESLYFALQSFKTPIVLIAGGKDKGSDFSKLNKLIAENVKELVLIGTAADKMAYAWQGIKPANKEKSMKDAVQRAAQIAEEGDVVLLSPACASFDMFSDYEERGRQFKETVLRRRKMKKVEKV, from the coding sequence ATGAATGTTTCCGGAAAAAAAATAACAGTGCTCGGCGCAGCACGGAGCGGAATAGCAGCAGCCAGAATGCTTATGAAGCATGGTGCATCGGTTTTTGTTAGTGACAGCGCTTCACCGGAAAAAAGAGCTTTGGATATAGAGCAACTAAACAAAGATGAAATTGAATTTGAACTAGGTCAACACAGCCACCGTGTTTATGAAGCAGATTGCGCAGTTCTTAGTCCGGGAATTCCCGTTGTATCAGGCGTAGTACAAGCGTTTTATAAAAAAAATATTCCGGTTTACGCAGAAGTGGAAGCGGCATGGTGGCTAAATAAATCCCCGGTAATTGGGGTTACGGGTTCAAATGGTAAAACGACAACCACATCTTTGATTGGTGAAATGTTGCGTCAAAAGGATAGTGGCGCAATTGTAGCCGGCAATATCGGTCAGCCTTTTTCAGAATATGTTGATAACTCAAATAAAGAGCGCTGGGCTGTGATTGAACTTTCCAGTTTTCAGTTGGAAACGGTTTCTAACTTTGCACCAAAAATTGCGGTTGTTTTAAATTTCGCGCCAAATCATTTGGATCGCTATCCATCTTATGAGGCTTATTTAGAGGCGAAATGGCGCATAACTCAAAATATGGATGAAGACGATCTGCTGGTTTATAATGCAGATGATGAAAAGCTTAGTCAATGGGCATCTAAAATCCAATCGCCAAAATTGAGTTTTGCTGTTGGCCGGGAAAACGCGGAAGGTGCGGCATATAGAAATAATGCGATCTATTTATTTGGAAAAAAACTGATTGATGAGGATGAAATTGTTCTTCAAGGTATTCACAATTACATGAATGTGATGGCGGCAGCTTTAGCTGCAAATAAAGCGGGAATAGGCAATGAGCAAATCTGTGCTGTGCTAAAAACCTTTTCCGGAATTGAACACCGGTTGGAGAAAGTGGCAGAGATAGATAATGTCCTTTATGTGAATGACTCAAAAGCGACCACAGTCGAATCACTTTATTTTGCTTTGCAAAGTTTTAAGACGCCTATCGTGCTAATTGCAGGCGGCAAAGACAAGGGCAGTGATTTTAGCAAACTAAATAAATTGATTGCTGAAAATGTTAAAGAATTGGTGTTGATTGGGACAGCGGCGGATAAAATGGCCTATGCCTGGCAGGGTATAAAACCGGCCAACAAAGAAAAATCGATGAAAGATGCTGTACAGCGTGCGGCACAAATAGCAGAGGAAGGCGATGTTGTTTTGCTTTCTCCGGCATGTGCCAGTTTTGATATGTTTAGTGATTATGAAGAGCGCGGACGCCAGTTTAAAGAGACTGTGCTGAGAAGACGCAAAATGAAAAAAGTTGAAAAAGTATGA
- the ftsW gene encoding putative lipid II flippase FtsW, translated as MKNLGKVDIVLAGTVMLLIMLGQLMVFSASSMFAKAAYGSLTYFFQKQLLWGLICLVIMITVSRFDYRKLMNEKTAMVLIAVTILLLVGVLFFGRTIKGATRWYSLGLMNFQPSEIAKIAVIIYLSHKLSRKGIDKLDFKEFLMPIYLVLSLILFLVFIQPDLSTTLMIMGIAAIMLFISRVKQSYLLYTSFAFIPPALFMLINGNNYQMRRIKDWVHSLGDPLMAAHQVKQSIIGIGRGGLVGNGMGESKQKLFFLPDSHTDFIFSIIGEEFGFIGASVILILFMVILVRGLRIARNAPEGFGQFLALGITLNIVLYAFTNVAVVTNLFPATGLPMPFVSYGGSHMLFMGISTGLLLNVSRSIKHGSANTNPDDSSARGRLGSAILEVD; from the coding sequence ATGAAGAATCTTGGCAAAGTAGATATCGTTTTGGCCGGCACAGTAATGTTGTTGATAATGCTGGGCCAGTTGATGGTTTTTAGCGCAAGCTCCATGTTTGCCAAAGCAGCTTATGGGTCATTAACATACTTTTTCCAAAAACAATTGTTATGGGGCCTGATATGCCTTGTAATCATGATAACCGTTTCCAGGTTTGATTATCGCAAGCTGATGAATGAAAAAACGGCAATGGTATTAATCGCTGTTACAATACTTCTGCTTGTCGGTGTTTTGTTTTTTGGTAGGACAATTAAAGGTGCGACACGCTGGTACAGCCTCGGATTAATGAATTTTCAGCCATCGGAAATTGCTAAAATTGCAGTGATTATCTATCTCTCGCACAAGCTATCACGTAAAGGGATTGATAAGTTGGATTTTAAAGAATTCCTGATGCCAATTTATTTAGTCCTGAGTTTGATTTTATTTCTGGTCTTTATCCAGCCGGATTTGAGCACAACTTTGATGATTATGGGCATTGCAGCTATAATGCTTTTTATAAGCCGGGTAAAACAAAGTTACCTTTTGTATACATCGTTTGCATTTATCCCGCCGGCGTTGTTTATGCTCATTAATGGTAATAATTACCAGATGCGCCGTATTAAAGATTGGGTCCATAGTCTGGGTGATCCATTGATGGCTGCACATCAGGTCAAGCAATCGATTATCGGAATTGGCCGTGGCGGCCTGGTTGGAAATGGCATGGGCGAAAGTAAACAAAAGCTGTTTTTTCTACCGGATTCGCACACAGATTTTATTTTTTCGATCATCGGGGAAGAGTTTGGTTTTATCGGTGCATCCGTAATTTTGATTTTGTTTATGGTTATCCTTGTTCGTGGATTGAGAATTGCGCGTAATGCTCCGGAAGGATTTGGGCAGTTTTTGGCTTTGGGTATAACGCTGAATATTGTTTTGTACGCATTTACAAATGTCGCCGTGGTTACAAATTTATTTCCGGCAACCGGTTTGCCAATGCCTTTTGTTAGTTATGGCGGATCACACATGCTTTTTATGGGGATTAGTACAGGGCTGCTTTTAAATGTTTCGCGAAGCATAAAACATGGAAGCGCAAATACAAATCCTGATGATAGCAGTGCGCGTGGACGCCTGGGAAGCGCAATTTTAGAGGTGGATTAA
- the murG gene encoding undecaprenyldiphospho-muramoylpentapeptide beta-N-acetylglucosaminyltransferase, which translates to MPEKLRIVFAGGGTAGHLYPAFNLAKVFEKNGDCQCLFFGTQRGIEAVKVPERGYELVLLNIRGFQRRISIQNFLFPLRLVASLLKSRRVLKKFKPHLVIGTGGYVMGPVLKMAVKLKFPVFIQEQNSFPGVTTRMLAKDAKAIFIAYEEAKKHVAKESNTVLCGNPVVVPEKLKPKAEALSDLGLKDNLKTILVFGGSQGASSINMAIKSWLEKSGLPQGVQLLWQSGTLQFEQYKKWLAKSNLENVVLKPFINDMWAAYQVSEFSICRAGAMSISELTIAGLPSILVPLKSAAGNHQFKNARAMEEKNGAVLIEDNDGLPTILSAKINDWIDHPKKLEPMKNSLAKIAQPEAAGQIVAEIKRIMKV; encoded by the coding sequence ATGCCGGAAAAGTTGCGAATTGTTTTTGCAGGTGGTGGAACAGCCGGACATTTATACCCGGCATTTAACCTGGCCAAAGTTTTTGAAAAAAACGGGGATTGCCAATGTTTGTTTTTTGGTACACAACGCGGAATTGAAGCAGTAAAAGTCCCTGAACGTGGTTATGAACTTGTTCTTTTAAATATTCGAGGATTTCAAAGGCGTATAAGTATTCAAAATTTCCTGTTTCCTTTGCGCTTGGTGGCAAGTTTATTAAAAAGCCGCAGAGTGTTAAAAAAGTTTAAGCCACATCTTGTAATTGGAACAGGCGGATATGTTATGGGCCCGGTTTTAAAAATGGCCGTTAAGTTAAAGTTTCCTGTTTTTATCCAGGAACAGAACAGTTTTCCGGGTGTCACAACCCGTATGCTGGCAAAAGATGCAAAAGCGATTTTTATTGCATATGAAGAAGCAAAAAAACATGTGGCCAAAGAGTCAAATACAGTTTTGTGTGGAAATCCGGTTGTTGTTCCGGAAAAGTTAAAACCAAAAGCGGAAGCTTTGAGTGATCTGGGTTTAAAAGATAATTTAAAAACTATTTTGGTTTTTGGTGGAAGCCAGGGTGCTTCATCCATAAATATGGCCATAAAAAGTTGGCTGGAAAAATCGGGACTACCGCAAGGCGTTCAGCTATTGTGGCAAAGTGGGACATTGCAATTTGAACAATATAAAAAATGGTTGGCAAAATCGAATCTTGAAAATGTGGTTTTAAAACCATTTATAAATGATATGTGGGCGGCATATCAGGTTTCTGAGTTTAGCATATGCAGAGCAGGCGCGATGAGTATTTCAGAATTGACAATTGCAGGATTGCCATCAATACTGGTGCCTTTGAAAAGTGCGGCAGGCAACCATCAGTTTAAAAATGCCCGGGCAATGGAAGAAAAAAATGGGGCAGTATTAATAGAAGATAATGATGGTTTACCAACGATACTTTCAGCAAAAATAAACGATTGGATTGATCACCCAAAAAAGTTAGAGCCGATGAAAAATAGTTTGGCTAAAATTGCGCAACCAGAAGCGGCCGGGCAAATTGTGGCTGAGATAAAAAGAATAATGAAAGTATAA
- a CDS encoding UDP-N-acetylmuramate--L-alanine ligase yields the protein MSLQKSKKKIHFIGIGGAGMSGLADILTEMGHKVSGSDREMSETTKYLQSRGITIFEGHAAENVSGVDLIVYSSAVPKENPEMTQANKDNIPMIRRAEMLGQLMMKKEGIAIAGTHGKTTTTSMTGQLLIDAGLDPTVVVGGKMQNLQTNARLGSGKYFVTEADEYDRSFLALHPGISVITSLEEDHLDIYKGLEDLKKTFLKFANQTMFDGASILCADEKNVAELAHKINTPTTTYGLGSEADIQAQNIRFENGKTWFDLSVKGIQKGEFEIKLPGNHNISNALASITVGLELGISLSVIKESLATFKGVQRRFEFKGEAAGILFYDDYAHHPSEVSAALNAAKSGWQNNIVVVFQPHLFSRTSDFYKEFAESLKIADKVILAKIYPAREKPMQGITSQLIANEIGSKVEYIAENEKLTDAICASVKKGDLVLTMGAGDIWKFGEEALKRIKNV from the coding sequence ATGAGCTTACAAAAGAGTAAAAAGAAAATTCATTTTATTGGGATTGGCGGTGCTGGAATGAGCGGGCTGGCTGATATCCTGACAGAGATGGGACACAAGGTTAGCGGCTCGGACCGTGAGATGTCTGAAACGACAAAGTATTTGCAATCACGTGGTATTACGATTTTTGAAGGACATGCAGCGGAAAATGTAAGTGGCGTGGATTTGATTGTATACAGTTCAGCAGTTCCAAAAGAAAACCCGGAAATGACACAGGCAAATAAAGATAACATACCCATGATTCGCCGGGCAGAAATGCTTGGGCAGCTTATGATGAAAAAAGAGGGTATTGCCATTGCAGGAACTCATGGAAAAACAACCACAACATCCATGACAGGACAACTGTTAATAGATGCCGGTCTCGATCCTACAGTAGTTGTTGGCGGTAAAATGCAAAATTTGCAAACCAATGCACGCTTAGGAAGTGGCAAATATTTTGTGACTGAGGCGGATGAATATGATCGTTCATTTTTGGCACTTCATCCGGGAATATCTGTGATAACCAGTCTGGAAGAAGATCATCTTGATATTTACAAAGGTCTCGAAGATTTAAAAAAGACTTTTCTAAAATTTGCAAACCAAACCATGTTTGATGGTGCGTCCATCTTATGTGCGGATGAAAAAAATGTAGCTGAATTAGCGCACAAAATTAATACACCAACCACAACGTATGGATTGGGCAGTGAGGCTGATATACAAGCCCAAAATATTCGTTTTGAAAATGGTAAAACCTGGTTTGATTTATCTGTGAAAGGAATCCAAAAGGGCGAGTTTGAAATTAAGCTTCCCGGGAATCACAATATTAGTAATGCCCTCGCTTCTATTACCGTTGGATTGGAATTGGGGATTTCGTTGAGTGTGATTAAAGAATCGCTGGCAACGTTTAAAGGTGTTCAAAGACGTTTTGAATTTAAAGGTGAAGCAGCTGGTATACTTTTTTATGATGATTACGCCCATCATCCAAGTGAAGTCTCTGCGGCTCTTAATGCAGCAAAGTCTGGTTGGCAAAACAATATTGTAGTCGTTTTTCAACCTCATTTGTTTAGCCGTACCAGTGATTTTTATAAGGAATTTGCAGAATCTTTAAAAATAGCAGACAAAGTTATTCTGGCGAAAATTTATCCGGCGCGGGAAAAACCGATGCAAGGAATCACCTCGCAATTAATTGCAAATGAAATTGGCAGTAAAGTTGAATATATCGCGGAAAATGAAAAATTAACAGATGCAATTTGTGCTTCTGTAAAAAAAGGTGATCTGGTTTTAACAATGGGTGCAGGGGATATTTGGAAGTTTGGAGAAGAAGCTCTTAAGAGAATTAAAAATGTCTAA
- a CDS encoding FtsQ-type POTRA domain-containing protein — MSKKTKYKKKKKKRPAKALLLYLTLIAITSLLAYGYKTLDVHLQEKLSHFELSDIHISGNKILAKKEILKMLGLQPGEKLLEISAGDVAETLKKSPYIRSVSALYSLPSTLRITITERKPVAFIYGRGLNMIDRENFILPVPDKAIRWDLPVITGISEKLGIQGVETISETARKAVEIARYSSMVEMPLREMISEINFSNEDYIAIGLTGCETIIRVDKNNFQEQLFIAARYLKDYLDFKKIDNLKYVDVRFDGQIVIKENKV; from the coding sequence ATGTCTAAAAAAACTAAATATAAAAAGAAGAAAAAAAAGAGACCGGCAAAAGCCCTTCTTCTTTACCTAACTCTTATTGCAATTACGTCATTGCTGGCTTATGGATATAAAACGCTGGATGTTCATCTACAGGAAAAACTGTCCCATTTTGAACTGAGCGATATTCATATAAGCGGAAATAAGATTCTTGCAAAAAAAGAGATATTAAAAATGCTTGGTTTGCAACCGGGTGAGAAACTGCTGGAAATAAGCGCAGGTGATGTTGCAGAAACGCTAAAGAAATCACCGTATATCAGATCGGTAAGTGCCTTGTATAGTTTGCCATCCACTTTGAGGATAACTATTACGGAGCGAAAACCGGTGGCCTTTATTTATGGTCGTGGCTTGAATATGATCGACAGAGAAAATTTTATTTTACCGGTTCCTGATAAGGCGATCCGTTGGGATCTTCCGGTTATTACAGGGATTAGCGAAAAGTTGGGTATTCAGGGCGTAGAAACAATTTCGGAAACTGCGAGGAAGGCTGTTGAGATTGCACGTTACTCTTCCATGGTGGAAATGCCTTTAAGAGAAATGATTTCAGAAATTAATTTTAGCAATGAAGATTATATCGCAATTGGATTGACAGGCTGCGAAACAATTATTCGGGTTGACAAAAATAATTTCCAGGAACAGTTGTTTATAGCAGCACGCTATTTAAAGGACTATCTGGATTTTAAAAAAATTGATAATCTAAAGTATGTTGATGTGCGCTTTGATGGCCAAATTGTAATAAAAGAAAACAAGGTTTAA